DNA from Polaribacter sp. NJDZ03:
GCACATCTTTTTAGTATTCTTTATTATCTAAATAGATTACAAAATTATTTTAATTTGCTCTTCTTTCTTTTAATTCTGCTTCTAATTTAACTTCCATTTTTTTATCTATTTCATAGAAAAAAAGGAGTGCAACTGCTAATAAAAAAGGAATTGCAGGATAGATACTCACTAACATTTTTGTTCCTAAAATTGCACTTTCTGCTTGTACTGTGTCACTTTGTGGTATATAGTTATAAAGTCCTAAAATCCATGTTAATAATGCACTACCAATACTTAGACCACCTTTTAAACCAACCATCATAGCAGAAAAAATAATTGCCGTTGCTCTACGGTTTGTTTTCCATTCAGAAAAATCGGCAACATCTGCAATCATTGCCCAAAGCAGTGGTATGGTAATTCCGTAGAAAAAACCATGTAGAATTTGAGATGCAAACATAAATTCGACAGATTTTGGTGAGAAGAAATAAAAGAAAATGATGAATAATGTAGATATGAATAAGAATATTTTAAAAATATCTCTTTTACCATATTTATCAGCTAATCGTTTAGATAAACCAATACCAACAATCATAAAAATAATACCGCCGGCATTAAATAATCCAAAACCAGCTGAAACAGGGTCTTCACCAAAGAAATTAACCCCAATACTAGATAAGAAATCTAAAATAGGACTTATAAAGCTTGTCAATCTCTCTTCATCTACATAATTCTTAAAATAATACACATAAGAACCACCTTTCATAGCAAGTGTTACAAAAACTAACGTTGTAACGGTTAATATTATTACCCATGGTTTGTTCTTAAATAAATCGGATAAATCTTCTTTAACACTAGATTTTTGTTCTGGTTTTGGTACAATACGTTCTCGGGTAGTAAAAAATGTTATCAATAACATAATAGTACCAATAATTGCTAACCAAGTCATAACAATTTCTATACCTACAGCCTTATCACCTTCTCCTACAGATTCAATAATTGGTAACATAAACACTTGCACAAAAAATTGAGCAAACATTACCGCTACAAAACGATAAGCAGAAATACTATTTCGTTCTCCCATATCGCCAGTAATAACACCACTTAAAGCAGAATAAGGTAGGTTGTTGGCAGCATATAGTAATAATAATAACGTATAAGTTATTACTGCATAAATTATTTTTCCTCTATATTCAAAATCTGGTGTACTAAATGCTAAGAGCGCCACTATACCAAGAGGTATTGCTGTAAATAAAATCCATGGTCTAAACTTTCCCCATTTAGAAGTTGTTCTGTCTGCAATGGCACCAATAATAGGATTAAAGCCAAAGGCGGCAATAAGACCTACAGTTAACATAATAGCAGAAGCATGGTTTGCTTCTAATCCATAAATGTCTGTATAAAAAAAAGCCAAATACGTTACAAGTGTTTGAAACACTAAATTGGCTGCTAAATCACCTAAACTGTAACCAATTTTTTCTCCTACTGATAATTTCTGCGAAATTGACTTCATAATTTAAAAATTGGTTTATTTTTTTATAGAGATTACATTTTGATATACATCTTTAGGTTGATTATTTCTATCAAACAATAATGGATAATTTGTTCTACCTTTTATAGGCCAATCATTTAACCATGAATTACCATCATTTACACCCCAAAAAGTAACTCTTTCAATTTTATCTTTATGCTTTAAAAACAAATTAAAAACAGCCTCATAACGAGTTGCTAATTTTTGTTTTGCCTCTTCTGTTAATCCGTCTTTATAAGGGTTAAATATAGGATCATTTTTATAACGATCGTAGTTTTGCTCTATAGCTGCTCCGTTTAATCCCTTTGGTTTCTTTAAAACTGTAATGTCTAATTCTGTAAATGAAACCTTTACACCTAATTCTGAATAAGCTAAAATACTATTCTCAATATCTTCAATACTTGGTCCATCTAAACTCCAATGCGCTTGCATACCAACGCCATCTATTTTAATACCTTTTTCTTGTAAGTTTTTTACAATTCTAATAACTCCTTTTCTTTTTTCTGGCTTCCAAAGATTGTAATCATTATACACTAATTTTGCATCTGGAGCAGCTTCTGAAGCTGTTTTAAATGCTAATTCTAAATAACTTTCACCTTTAAAAACATTGTAAAAATGAGAAGTTCTTGGAGAACCATCTTCATTTAAAGCTTCATTAACAACATCCCAAGCATTTATTTTACCTTTATATCTACCTGCAATTGTATTTATGTGTGTTTTTATGTGATTTTCTAAATCTTCTTTTTTAGTAATTTTACTCACATAAGGAGATAATTGACTATGCCACAACAATGTATGGCCAATAGTGTATAAATTATTTTTTTGCCCAAAAGCAACATAGGCATCAGCTATATCAAAGAAATATTCATTTTCCTTCGGATGAATTCCCTCCCATTTCAAGTCGTTTTCTGGCGTAATTGAATTAAATTCTCTATTTATTAAAGCCACACCAATAGAATCTGTTTCTTTTATATGGGCAGAATTAATTGCTGCACCTATTAAAAAATCGCCATTAAAGGTACTTTTTAATGAAGCTTTAATTTCTTCTTTTTCTTGTGTAACTTCTTTTTCTTGTGCTGCTTCTTTTTTTAGTTCTTTACAGCTTAAAAAACAAACTGATGCGCAAATTAAAATTGATTTTATTTGTTTGATCATAATTCTTATTTATATATTTATATTGTGGTTAGTTTTGGTTTTCTTGTTTCAAAATCTAAATAATCTACAACACCTAATGTTGTTTTAAAAGGCTTAAAAATTATCTAATTTATGTTAATCAGATAAAGGTCTACCTAGAGCTATTAACTCATCACTATAAGCACATTTATGTCTTGCTGTAAAAATTATTTTATTAGTAGGTCACTCTTTTGGTTTCGGTACACAAGTAAATAATAGCAATATACTATAACTAGATTATTTAATTATATTATTCTTAAGTCCAAAATATTAGGTATTTCATCTAACAAAACTTGTTTACCATCTGCTCTTGCGGATTCATAAATTTTTTCGATAATGTATAAATCACGTAATCCCATTTCACCAGAAACAATACTTTCAGTATCATTTAAAATATTTAAAGCAAAAGCATCAATTTGAAATGCTTGCTGATTTACATTTTCTATTTCTATTGGACCATTTGGTGTTTTACCTTTTAATTCACCATAGGTAAATGAAGGGTTTAATTCTATATTCCCTTTTTCTGTAGTTGCGGTTATATAACAATAAAATTCTTCTTCATAAGAAGTTTTACACAACGCTTTTCCTGATGGAAACGTCATTTCCCATTCTAAACTTCCTTCAATATTTTGTTTGTTAAAAAAATCGGTGTCTTTGGTGGTGTCTTTTGCCCATAAAGATGTAGGTAATTCTCCAAACATATAGATTGCAGATTGTAATACATAAATTCCTAAATCCATTAAAGGTCCTCCGCCAGCTAACTCTTTTTGCAATCTCCATTTTTCAGGATCTTTTAAAGTAAATGCAAAACCAGCTTCAGTATCCATTTTTCCAAAAACTTTATTTTGCCCAAGTTCCATTAAATAACCATTAATAGGATCGAAATGTAATCTGTAACCAATAGATAATTTTACATTTGCTTTGTTACAGCTATCAATCATTTTTTGACAATCTTCTGCAGAAGTTGCCATCGGTTTTTCGCAAATTACATGTTTACCAGCTTCTGCTGCTCTAATAGTAAATTCTGCATGCATACTATTTGGTAAAACAATATATACGATGTCTATATCATCATTATTTACAATATCATCAAAATTAGTATAGTTGTAAATATTTTCTTTTTTGATGTTGTATTTTTTTGCCCAAATATCTTCTTTTTCTTTGGTACCAGTAACAATTGCAGACAGATAAGAGTGCTTTATTTCTAATAAAGCTGGCGCTAATTGTGTTGTAGAATAAGAGCCCAAGCCAACTAAAGCGATCCCAAGTTTTTTGGTTTTTGCTGGAGTTGTACACCCTTGTAATAGCTGTATTTGAGATGCAAATATTGCAATACCAGAAGATGCTGCTAAAAGCTGTTTAATAAAAATTTTTCTTTTCATATTTAAAGTGTTCTATTTTTTAATTTTTGATATATTAAAATTTAGTGATTTTAAAATTAATTCTAATCATTAGCGCACTTTACTAACAAATGATTAACGAATACATTAAAGTTATAAATATTGGTAGCAATATAATTCTCTTCAGATACTAACATCGTTAAAGAAATTTGATTTTTAACTACTTTACAAAAAACGTTACATTACAGTTGATGAGTTCTCTTACCAAAAAATGCCATCATGAGCTCCCAAAAAAAGTTACGCTCTCAATTTTATCTTTGTTTTATTTATAAAATTTGCTTTAAAAATATATTATTTAGCATATCGAACTCCTTGTACATTCATTTCTAAAGTATAAACGGCATCCATCGCTGTTATAAAAAGTGTTTTTTGATTTTTCCCTCCAAAAGTTACATTGGCAGTCCAACCTTCTGGCACTGCAATATGTTCTATTTTTTTTCCTTCAGAATTAAAAACCGTTATACCATCTCCTGCTAAATAGACGTTCCCTAAATTATCTATTGTCATTCCATCAGAAATCATGTCTGTAAATAATTTTCTATGGGTTAAACTCCCATTTTCTTCAATCGTAAAAACATAGGTTTTCTTATCTCCATGATCTGAAACATAAAGTGTTTTTCCATCTTTAGAACCAATTACTCCATTTGGTTGTACATAATTGTCATTAGATACAACAATCGATTTATCTGCATTTGGGGCTAAATAATACACTCTATTTTCTTTTTGTTGTGGTTCTTTATGAGACCACCAGTCACGTTGATAATAAGGGTCTGTAAAATAAATACCTCCTTTACTATCTACCCAAAGATCATTAGGGCCGTTCAATTTATTTCCTTCAAATTTGCTTACAAGTACAGTAACTTTTTTATCTGAATTGATACTCCATAATTCGTTTTTTTCATCAGCTGCAGATAATAGATTTCCTTGGTTATCAAAATAAAGTCCGTTAGAACGACCAGAAGGTTTCAGATATTGAGAAATAGTGTTAGTCGTGGCATTCCATTTTAAAATTTGATCATTAGGCTGATCCGTAAAATAGACATTCCCTTCTTTGTCTGATGCTGGTCCTTCTGTAAATTCAAAATCATCAGAAACCAAAGTTAACTTAGCGCCTTCTGCAATTATTTTTGGAATTGTCTTTTCTTGTTTTTTTACAGAGCAAGCTGTAAAAGCAAACACAGAAATTAGCGAAAATAAAATTACTTTTTTCATAATTATTCTTTATTATTTAATAAACAGTATATACCTTCTAAAAGGTGTTTTATATAATTATCTCTTTAAGAGCTTCAGATTTATGCATTAATGAAGTATAGAAAACTTTCCCTACATCAAACTTATAATTCTAAGCTACTTTTCCTATTTTTTATTAGTAAATAATACACTAATGAGATGCTATATATACAACAGCTAATTGCAGTTTTTTTTTACTAATTCATCTATCTTTTTTTTACAATGTAAGTGTTACTATTTTTATGTACACCTAAATTTTTCAACCTTATTAATTAAACCTAAGAGAAAGACTAATACTCATACAACCTCAGTTTCTGTAATTATACTCTTAATTTGTAATTTTTCCTCCTTAAATTTATCACAATAAAAACCAAATATAGAAAGTTGAGTTACCTATGAGTGAAACAAGCAACGCATCAGGTGGTAATTTTGTTGCTTTTTAGGTTAAAAAAACACTAATACATTATAAGAGGTAGTATAAATGTTTTTTAAAGATAAGTTTAGCTTTCTGAAATATCACTATCTTTTATTTCAATTTCTTCTGGTAATACTCTAAAATGTGCTTAAAAATATTTTGTAAAATAAGAAGAAGAATAAAAATTTACTCTATAAAATACTTCATTTAAATAAGTAGAACCTGTTACTAAAATAAGATAGTCGTTTATTGGTTAATTCTTTATCTATAGAACTTGTATTCATGTTTATTTTGACACTACCTACTTCACTAAAATATTTATAAAAAACTAATTTTCACTTCTTATTAGTTGCAATAATCTTAAAAAAGTAATCTCATATCAAAAGGGATTATTATGTAAGTATGTTCTATTCCTTCTATTTCTATTATCTATTCTAAACCTTTCAATCAACCTCTAATATGTTACCTAGAACCAAAAAACCTCAGCTATAAAGCTGAGGTTTTCTCTTATTGTACAGGCGGAGAGACTCGAACTCTCACACCTCGCGGCACTAGATCCTAAGTCTAGCGTGTCTACCAATTCCACCACGCCTGCAACTTTTCCCATTTAATTGGGCTGCAAATATAAACATTCCTTGCAAACTGCAAAGCAGTTCATAATAATTTTTCTACTTTTGATGAAGAAATAAAAAAAACATTTTATGAATACCATTCAATCTTACATAAAAAACAACAAACAACGCTTCTTAAATGAATTAATAGAACTCCTTAAAATCCCTTCTGTAAGTGCAGATTCGGCATATAAAAAGGATGTTTTATTAACCGCAGATTTTGTTTTAGAAAGTTTAAAAAAAGCAGGTTGTGACAACGTAGAAATGTGCGAAACTCCCGGATATCCTATTATTTATGGAGAAAAAATCATCGATAAGAGCTTACCAACCGTATTAGTTTATGGTCATTATGATGTGCAACCGGCAGATCCAATAGAACTTTGGACCTCTCCTCCATTTGAGCCAGTTATTAAAAATACAGAAATTCATCCAGAAGGCGCAATTTTTGCAAGAGGTGCGTGCGATGATAAAGGACAAATGTACATGCACGTAAAAGCATTAGAATACATGACATCTACCGGAAACTTACCTTGTAACGTAAAGTTTATGATTGAAGGAGAAGAAGAAGTAGGTTCAGAAAGTTTGGCATGGTTTGTACCAAGAAATACAGAAAAACTAGCCAATGATGTTATTATAATATCAGATACAGGAATGATTGCCAACGATATTCCTTCAATCACAACAGGTTTACGTGGTTTAAGTTACGTAGAAGTAGAAGTTACAGGGCCAAACAGAGATTTACATTCTGGTTTATACGGAGGCGCAGTTGCAAATCCTATCAATATTTTAACCAAAATGATTGCCTCTTTACACGACGAGAACAACCACATTACAATTCCTGGTTTTTACGATAATGTAGAAGAATTATCTACAGAAGAAAGAGCAGAAATGGCAAAAGCACCTTTTTCTTTAGAGAAATATAAAGATGCTTTAAAAATTGACGATGTACACGGAGAAGCAGGCTATTCTACCAACGAGCGCAACGCAATTAGACCAACTTTAGACGTAAACGGAATTTGGGGTGGTTATACTGGCGAAGGCGCAAAAACAGTAATTGCGAGTAAAGCATTTGCTAAAATTTCTATGCGTTTAGTGCCGAATCAAGATTGGAAAGAAATTACAGAGTTATTCAAAAAACACTTTGAAAGCATTGCTCCTAAATCGGTAACAGTTCTTGTAAAACCGCATCATGGCGGACAAGGTTATGTAACTCCAATAGACAATATTGCGTATAAAGCTGCTAGTAAAGCTTATGAAACTAGCTTCGGAAAAACACCTATTCCTCAAAGAAGCGGTGGTAGTATCCCTATCGTTGCCCTATTTGAGCAGCACTTAAAAAGTAAGACTATTTTAATGGGCTTCGGGTTAGATTCTGACGCCATTCACTCGCCAAACGAACATTTTGGGGTTTGGAATTACCTAAAAGGGATTGAAACCATTCCGTATTTCTATAAATATTTTACAGAAATGAATCAATAAAATAACAAATCCGTTCAGCAATGAGCGGATTTTTTTTAGGGCATTCCCCAATTATTTGAAAAAAATAATTGCGTCAGGCTTTCCGTACTCGCTTTTTTTCTGAAAAAGAAAAAAGAGCTCAAACAACTACTGCAATCCTTAATGC
Protein-coding regions in this window:
- a CDS encoding MFS transporter produces the protein MKSISQKLSVGEKIGYSLGDLAANLVFQTLVTYLAFFYTDIYGLEANHASAIMLTVGLIAAFGFNPIIGAIADRTTSKWGKFRPWILFTAIPLGIVALLAFSTPDFEYRGKIIYAVITYTLLLLLYAANNLPYSALSGVITGDMGERNSISAYRFVAVMFAQFFVQVFMLPIIESVGEGDKAVGIEIVMTWLAIIGTIMLLITFFTTRERIVPKPEQKSSVKEDLSDLFKNKPWVIILTVTTLVFVTLAMKGGSYVYYFKNYVDEERLTSFISPILDFLSSIGVNFFGEDPVSAGFGLFNAGGIIFMIVGIGLSKRLADKYGKRDIFKIFLFISTLFIIFFYFFSPKSVEFMFASQILHGFFYGITIPLLWAMIADVADFSEWKTNRRATAIIFSAMMVGLKGGLSIGSALLTWILGLYNYIPQSDTVQAESAILGTKMLVSIYPAIPFLLAVALLFFYEIDKKMEVKLEAELKERRAN
- a CDS encoding SMP-30/gluconolactonase/LRE family protein; translation: MKKVILFSLISVFAFTACSVKKQEKTIPKIIAEGAKLTLVSDDFEFTEGPASDKEGNVYFTDQPNDQILKWNATTNTISQYLKPSGRSNGLYFDNQGNLLSAADEKNELWSINSDKKVTVLVSKFEGNKLNGPNDLWVDSKGGIYFTDPYYQRDWWSHKEPQQKENRVYYLAPNADKSIVVSNDNYVQPNGVIGSKDGKTLYVSDHGDKKTYVFTIEENGSLTHRKLFTDMISDGMTIDNLGNVYLAGDGITVFNSEGKKIEHIAVPEGWTANVTFGGKNQKTLFITAMDAVYTLEMNVQGVRYAK
- a CDS encoding dipeptidase, producing the protein MNTIQSYIKNNKQRFLNELIELLKIPSVSADSAYKKDVLLTADFVLESLKKAGCDNVEMCETPGYPIIYGEKIIDKSLPTVLVYGHYDVQPADPIELWTSPPFEPVIKNTEIHPEGAIFARGACDDKGQMYMHVKALEYMTSTGNLPCNVKFMIEGEEEVGSESLAWFVPRNTEKLANDVIIISDTGMIANDIPSITTGLRGLSYVEVEVTGPNRDLHSGLYGGAVANPINILTKMIASLHDENNHITIPGFYDNVEELSTEERAEMAKAPFSLEKYKDALKIDDVHGEAGYSTNERNAIRPTLDVNGIWGGYTGEGAKTVIASKAFAKISMRLVPNQDWKEITELFKKHFESIAPKSVTVLVKPHHGGQGYVTPIDNIAYKAASKAYETSFGKTPIPQRSGGSIPIVALFEQHLKSKTILMGFGLDSDAIHSPNEHFGVWNYLKGIETIPYFYKYFTEMNQ
- a CDS encoding Gfo/Idh/MocA family protein, with translation MKRKIFIKQLLAASSGIAIFASQIQLLQGCTTPAKTKKLGIALVGLGSYSTTQLAPALLEIKHSYLSAIVTGTKEKEDIWAKKYNIKKENIYNYTNFDDIVNNDDIDIVYIVLPNSMHAEFTIRAAEAGKHVICEKPMATSAEDCQKMIDSCNKANVKLSIGYRLHFDPINGYLMELGQNKVFGKMDTEAGFAFTLKDPEKWRLQKELAGGGPLMDLGIYVLQSAIYMFGELPTSLWAKDTTKDTDFFNKQNIEGSLEWEMTFPSGKALCKTSYEEEFYCYITATTEKGNIELNPSFTYGELKGKTPNGPIEIENVNQQAFQIDAFALNILNDTESIVSGEMGLRDLYIIEKIYESARADGKQVLLDEIPNILDLRII
- a CDS encoding endo-1,4-beta-xylanase, with translation MIKQIKSILICASVCFLSCKELKKEAAQEKEVTQEKEEIKASLKSTFNGDFLIGAAINSAHIKETDSIGVALINREFNSITPENDLKWEGIHPKENEYFFDIADAYVAFGQKNNLYTIGHTLLWHSQLSPYVSKITKKEDLENHIKTHINTIAGRYKGKINAWDVVNEALNEDGSPRTSHFYNVFKGESYLELAFKTASEAAPDAKLVYNDYNLWKPEKRKGVIRIVKNLQEKGIKIDGVGMQAHWSLDGPSIEDIENSILAYSELGVKVSFTELDITVLKKPKGLNGAAIEQNYDRYKNDPIFNPYKDGLTEEAKQKLATRYEAVFNLFLKHKDKIERVTFWGVNDGNSWLNDWPIKGRTNYPLLFDRNNQPKDVYQNVISIKK